A region of the Ovis canadensis isolate MfBH-ARS-UI-01 breed Bighorn chromosome 22, ARS-UI_OviCan_v2, whole genome shotgun sequence genome:
atcatggcatctggtcccatcacttcatgggaaatagatggggaaacagtggaaacagtgtaggactttattttcgggggctccaaaatcactgcagatggtgactgcagccatgaaattaaaagacacttactccttggaagaaaagttatgaccaacctagacagcatattcaaaacgagagacattactttgccgactaaggtccgtctagtcagggctatggtttttcctgtggtcatgtacggatgtgagagttggactgtgaagaaggctgagcaccgaagaattgatgcttttgaactgtagtgctggagaagactcttgagagtcccttggactgcaaggagatccaaccagtccattctgaaggagctcagccctggaatttctttggaaggaatgatgctaaagctgaagctccagtactttggccacctcatgcgaagagctgactcattggaaaagacgctgatgctgggagggattgggggccaagaggagaaggggacgacagaggatgagatgggtggatggcatcacggactcgatggacgtgagtctgagtgaactctgggagttggtgacggacagggaggcctggcgtgctgcggttcatggggtcgcaaagagtcggacacgactgggcgactgaactgaactgaactgagcagaaacTGTAACTTTGGGCACCTTTCTCTTACCCTTAGTATCTCAGGGGGTAAGGCTTAACACTCCAGTAAACAATGTTGGCGGTGGCCGTTCTTTATCAGAATAAGAAAGGCCCCTTCCGTGCGGTGTATGTACATTCCGACACTAAGTCCGGCCACGGGCCTAGCTCTCCATCAGGTCCCGCAGATGGCGGCGAGCACTGCCGCCTCCGCAAACTAAAACCGCAGAGGGGCTGGGGGGTCTGGGTGGCTGACAGAACCAGAACACGATTACATTCAGGAATATCTAGGGTGCACCAGAGGGAAAAAGAGCCTGGGGACCCAGAACGTTCCATGGCTTCCTCTAGGCAGCGGTCAAAGGGCACCGCACATGCGTAAACCCGGCCGGAACCTTGCGCGCCCGACACGCGTTGCCACGTTCGTCTGGACTTGATCCAGCGGTTTAGGAGGTGCAGACGAGGGGGCTGGGCGGGCGCTCTCGCGGTAGGCGGGCGGGGGCAGAGCCTCGCTCCAGGAGCTCTAGACCCCCGACCCCGAAGCCCGGCCCGGAGACCAGGCGTTGCCGCGGTCGGGTTGAACTtggcgcgcggggcggggcggggcggggcagggggagggccGCGAAGACCCGGCGGGGCTTCCGCGCCGGCTGCGAGCAGGGCGGGCGCGCAGGGTCTTCCGAGCGCGACCTGACGGCTTCTCCCGGGCCTCGGCCTCGACCCCGCCGGCCCCGGGATGCTACTGCGGCCGCGGCGGCCGCCCCCGCCCGAGCCGCCATCGCCCGCCAGCCCGGACCCCGAGCTGCGGCTGGCGGGGGGCGCCCCGGCGACCCCGCCCCGGAGAGCCGCCTCACCCGGCGCGCTGGCGGCTCCCGCGCCCCCCGCATCCCCCGGCTCGCCCGCGTCCCCCGGCTCGCCCGTGTCCCCGGGCTCGGCTCAGCGCACGCCCTGGAGTGCGCACGAGACGGAGCTGCTGCTCGGCACGCTGCTGCAGCCCGCCGTGTGGCGCGCGCTCCTGCTGGACCGCCGCCAGGCGCTGCCCACCTACCGCCGCGTGTCGGCCGCGCTGGCCCGCCAGCAGGTGCGGCGCACCCCCGCGCAGTGCCGCCGCCGCTACAAGTTCCTCAAGGACAAGGTCCGCGACGCGCACGGCCAGCCGCCCGGGCCCTTCGACGCGCAGATCCGCCAGCTTATGGGCCTCCTCGGCGACAACGGGCGCAGGCGCGGACGCCGCCGCTCCCCTGGGCCCGGACGACCCCCGCGCGGCCGCCGGCCTGCCTCCGCCGCGCCCGCCGAGCCGGGtaggtgggctggggtgggggagggcgcgCCCCAGACGGAGGAGCGGGGGGAGCGGGCTGTGGGGAGCGCCCCTCCGACGGAGGAGCGGGGGTGGGGTGCGGGCGCGCCCCAGACAGAAGGGGGGCGCGCGCCCCCGGCAACCGGCGGCTCCGCGTTCCAGGCGCCCCGCCGCTGCCCGCGTCCCGAGAGCTCGACTCGGATCCCGCGTGGACGCTCAGGTTCAGCCCGTCCCCGCCCAAGTCTGCGGACGCGCCACACGCCCCCGGCTCCCCGACGGCCCCCTGCACCTTCACACCCGCGCGTGGCCGCCCCGAAGAGCCCGAGTCTTTCCGCGCCCCCGGCTCCCCGCCACCGCCGTCCCCCGGCCCCCCGCCACCGCCGTCCCCCGGCCCCGCCCGGGAAGACCCCGACTCGCCGCCCGGCCGCCCGGAGGACCACGCGCCCCAGCAGCCCGCGCCGCCGTCGCTGAACGCCGCCCTCCTGCAGACCCTGGGGCACCTCGGCGACATCGTGTCCATCCTGGGCCCGCTGCGTGACCAGCTGCTGACGCTGAACCAGCACGTGGAGCAGTTGCGCGGCTCCTTCGACCAGACCGTGTCCCTGGCCGTGGGCTTCATCCTGGGCAGCGCCGCGGCCGAGCGAGGTGTCCTGGCCGACCCGCGCCCGTGAGGCCTGTTCCTCCGCGGTCCCCGCGCCGGAGGGCCGCCCCTTCAGCCCTGACCCTAcctgctgccctcccctcccccaaccaaaCCTAGGTATGTTCAATAAAAAGACTGCTTTTTCTGACTCAATCCTGTGTGCAGGTTGCGCTCTGGGTAGGAACGTAGGGTTGGAGATAACTGGGAGGTTAAAATGGCCTCGGGACCTCTGGGAGGGACCCAGTTGGGATTCTGCCCGGCCCCACCAGGCCTAGGAGGCCCATCTCCCGTCGGAAGAGGGCTGTGGGCACGTGGAACCCGAGCTCGGGGCCCGCATCGCATACCAGCCTTGTCCAGGTCTCGAGACCCTGCTTGCCCCGACTTCCCACCAGCGCAGACCAGCCGCGGTGGGCGAGCCCCTGCGAGCTGGGAGGAGGCCGGGCGCCACGGGGAGGGCCCGGGGAACCGGCGGGGGCCGGGTTCAGCCGGAACCGGTGGGGGAGGTGTAAGCGGTATCCGGCCGCCCCCCGCGGGCCGTCCAGGGAAGAGCCCGCGGCCTTGGGCCGGGCTTCGTCCAGGAAGGAGGTTCCCAGGATAACGCGCTCCCGGGGAGGGGTCCCCTCCTGTTCACGGAGGTGCGTGGGCTGGGTGGGCCCGGGGCAGGAAGCGCGGCCCAGAGCTTTTCCACCTAGGCGGAGGCCAGGGTTCTTGCAGCTTGAAAAGGATTTTATCGAAATTGCCCCAGGAACATTTTCCGAGTCTTGACTGAGGGCCCCACCCTGCGCTGGGGCTCAGACCCGGCGGGGACTGGGCGTGGCCGGACGTGCTCCCAGCCGGGTGGGAGGAGGAAGCGGCCGGAGGCGCGGGCCCGCATAACAATACGCCTCCGGGCTGAATGCCCGGCGGCTTTTCAGCAGCTAGGGGATCTTTCAGAGACTTAAGTGGTTGCTCTGGTCGGCGAGGTAAGCGGGAAGCCTGTCTCCAAACGCCCTGCAGTTCTCGCCCTCCGGAGGTTCCAGGCGGCCGAGCactcagcccctcccccagccctttcCTGGAAATGTCTTCTAAGAGGCCCCAGTTGGGCCCCCAGCCGCAGGGACCCGCCAGAACAAGGGTGCACCCGCCGTTCGGCAGGACTAGGGGCTGTGTATGAAAGATCCCGAATCCTCGAGGACACGCTGGCCTCTGCTGTGAGAGACGGTGCCTGCCCCGTTCTGCCCACCCGAGGGCAGAAACCTGCAGGGGGATCCTTCGCGTTCAGGGGGATCCTTCGTGCAGGGGGATCCCGCACACCCTACACGCTCCCAAAGGTAAGAGCCAAGGGTGGGGGGTCTGAGACAGCCTTGGGCCGCTTCCCAGCAAGTCCCCGAAGCCCCCGGGGGCAGGGGGTGATGTCACCGGGACCCTGCTCCGGGAAAGGGCTGTTTGGGGGCTTGAGATCCATGGAAGCCTCCGAGTCTTTGGGGACCAAGATATTGGGGTGCACGAAGAACCTGTCTGACTTCCTGCCCATACTGCCTGGCGGGCTGGGGGCCATGTCCAGACCCTCCTGCTCAGGGCCTGATGACCCTGTACACCCCTTTCCCTGCCTCGCCAAGGTCTTCCAGTCTGCGGAGGGGCGAGCCTGTCTCACTCCAGCGCCTCGGCTAGGGGCTCTATTTGTGACTTAAGCCATTCCTGACGTGGAAACGCTCAGATCCCGGCTCCCCACCCTCCCCGGAGACCCGCCTCAGCAGTGTTCTTGCGGAGGCGGTGGGGGGTGCTGCGCCTGGGGCTGTGGGGGAGGTGGGTCTCATGCCAGCCTCCGGGTTGGACTCAGCAGGTGTGCAGGGCACCTCCCTTTGCGTCCTGCCCTGAGCACACCTTTTCCTGTGCCTGTGTGGGCATCGGCCCAGCCAGCCTCCAGCCCCATCCTCGGGTCATCAGGGGCCCCTCAGCCAGCAGGCTCACCCCTTCTCCTTCACTCTGGGGAAATACACCGAGCACCAAGTCTCCCGTCTTGCCTGTTTCAAGTGTGCAGGGATGTTCACGTTGTGCAGCGGTCACCCCCATCTGCCCAGAACTTGCTCTTCCCAAACAGAATCACTGGACGCTCACTCTGCagcccccctcccgcccccagcGGGATGCGCGTGTgtgccgtgtctgactctttgccaccccgtgaactgcagcctgccaggctcctctgtccgtgggattctccaggtgaggatactggagtgggttgccatgccctcttcccaacccagggatctaacccaggtctcccgcgttgcaagcagattctttaccatctgagccactggggacctCAAAACTGGGAtcagacagtatttgtctttttgtatctGGTTTATTTCACCCAGAATAATGTCCTCCAGGCTGTGAATAACACACACAGCACACTgcgggttttctttctttttaaagatgggATGATATAGCCCACTGCGTGGATGGACCACGTTTTGcttgtccattgacttggtggaCATTTGGGCCGCTTCCACTTTTCCGCTACTGTGAACAATGCTGCTGCGAACACGGAGGTGTGAATATCTTTCAAGACCCTGTGTTCAGTTCCTTTGGGTGTGTAAGTGGAATTAATGGGTCATGtggtaattccatttttaattttttgaggaacctccatactgtcttccagcCGCTgccccattttatattcccaccaacactgaacgagggttccaatttccccacatcctcaaACCACACTTGTGTTActgttttttttaacctcagcCATCCTAGGGAGTGTGAGGTTCATACCTTTAACCACTGGTGTTGCAGTGACCCGTCAGCAGTGTGGCCAGTGCCCTCCCGCCCTGGCGCTCGGGGACCCATCCAGCTGCCGCTTGTCCGCACGCGTGAGCTCACCGGCACGCCTGCTGTGGCGCTGAGCACAGTGGCCTGTGGCCTCGCTGGCCTGGACAATCAACAGCCATGACCTCGGGCCTTGCCCCGCCCCACCCTGGCAGCTGCAGGGCTCTGGGGCTGGCTttgcccttccccttccccttccccttcacCGCACAGCCGGCTGGTGCTCCTGTTGTGTATGCGGAGGACTGCCCTGGGCCCTCGGCCTCGTCTGCCCCGGAACGCAGGGCTGCATCCGGCTGGCTGCACCCGGCTCGCCCCTGAGCCCGGTTTGTTTCCGTGTGGGCCGCCAGGAGCTGGAAGCCAGCTCCCCACCTCATTCAGCACTCTCGGCCTGCCACACCAGTTCCCGTCCCTCCGGGCCTGGGGCCAGAGAGAGCGGTTATCACAGCACATTCACCCATCAAGGGTCAGTGCTGTTGAGCCCTAGAAGACCAGTGTTCCAGTAACATGGGACAACCTCATACCGGATGCATTTTCCCCAAAGAGGCACTTGGCCCTCTCAGTGCAGGGCCTCCCGCGCCCCGGGATAGGCTCCAGTCCACCTGGTTAGCTCTGCCTGCGCGTCCTTGGTGTCCAGACGGTCCCTGAATTTAGCTGGAGCGAGCTTCCTGTACACCTCGTGTTTCAGGAGTGTTCAGAAGTGCCCGTCCTGATTCTCACTGCTCATCTTCCAGACCCCGTCTCTTCTGCACCTGCTCCTCTGACCACACCGTCCCTACCGGGCTCTGCTGGGGCACAGCTGGACGTGTGAACAGTCTCCTCCGTGGGGACTCGAGGGGCGCTTGGACTCGGGCGGGCTGTGAGCCTGCACCTTTTCAGGCCATGCGGATGGGGCCCGTGGGCAGCCGCGTCCGTGCTCAGGCCAGCACGGCTGCCGCCAGCGTTTCCTCGGCGCCCTCACCAGGGCCTCCCGGTCTGTGCAGCTTGCCGCTCTCTTCACAGCCGCGTCTGCAGTCTCTTCCCCACGTTGTGGGGGCGCAGAGCGGGAGGGCGTGTGCCAAGAGGCACAATAGCgctgccttcctccctcccctgttCTGCGCTAGACCAATTTGTCTGCCAAAAACCACAGGGCTGAGTGTTACAGAGCGAACGCGTCCCCCTGATTGCATGTTGAGACCCCAAGCCCAGGACGTTCTAGACGTCCAGCCCGGCTGCCGCCAGCCTCACGTGGCCTGTGCGACTGGGACACCGAATTATCCAACTTAACTTCATGTGCTCAGAGCTCCACGTTCAGCCTCACATGAAACTCTTGTTTCAGTGCCGTTGATTCCAGCTTCCTAGCTTCAGAACCTGTTTCACCAAAGACCAGGGCCTGGAGTTAGACCTTCATCAAGGTTCCCTCCAGGGTCACCCGGGGTCCCTTTCGGAGTCCCTCAGACTGACGGGGGACCCACCCCCTCATCACTCTCATTCTGTCTTGGGGGGACCGCTGCAAGGCCACAGGGTCTGGCTGTGGGTGATGCCTTCtagtctgtctgtccatctgagCGCCTCACCATGCGCCCCCGCCTGGCCCAGCCCTTCCAACCAGAGGTCTTCACGAGGCCAGAGGGTGGCGGGGTCCCCACCTGCCAAGGAGATGCCGTGGGGGTCCCCAGGCATGGGACTCGCTTCTGAGCTGCTGACTGGAGCAGGGACGGTGAGAGGAGGGGGGAGGCGGGGGTCCGCCCCCCCTGCCTGTCCACTTGGCTTGCCCTGCTGCCGCCTCTGTGGGTGGGACGGAGGGGCCGGCCCGGGACTGGGGCCCCCGGCACAGCAGCAGGAAGCTCTCCGACATGACCCCCTAGGAAGGAAGGGGCCTGGGGGAGGCGCCCACCCAGCTGACAGGGAGGCCCAGACAGACGTGAGCCAGTCCTCAGGGGCAGCCCATTGCCTGGCTCCACACCTGCAGCCCGGGAACTGATGGCGCCCCCAGACCACCGCCCTGCTTGGGTGGGACGTGGCCACTGTACCCTGAGGCACGACCTCTGTTCTCCCCACTAGAGGCACAGATTCGCCCTCTTGGCTCCCACGAGGGGGGCGAGGGGCGTGGTGGCCAAAGCCCTGACTGAGCCCCTCGGGGCACAGGAGAGCTGGGACCGGGGCCAGCGCCGGAGCCACATGGGACCTCCCGGCCTCGGGGGgcgtgggcaggggagggggcctcACTCGCCGGCGCTAGTCACGGCCTGTTGGTGATGGTGAGAGCCCAGTGGGTCCAAGAATTCAGACAGCTGGGCTGCTGTGGGAAGTTGACTGGTCGAGGGCTGAGTCACAGCCTCAGGGCCCTGGCGTGTAGACGGCTGCAGATCACAGGTGACCAGCCCCCGCTCGCCCCACCAGCCCCTGCTGGTGCAGTGGGAGGTCGGCTGCCACCGGGGCTTGGGGGCCAGTGGCCCAGAGCCACTGCCACACCCGTACCCAGTCACCTGGGCCCCGAGGAGGCGTAAGGAAGCCGAGGCCCCATGGGGCGACAGCTGTCTCGGAGCTGCCCGGGGTAGACGGAGGGGAGGGGAGACCCCAGGGGACAAGAGCCAGGTGAGGAGAGTACACACACGCGCTGGAGGGAGGGGCCGTCTGACCCGAGAGGAGAGGTCGGGGTGGGGCCGGGAAGGGTGTCCGTAAGAGATGGGTCCCCTAAGAGAAGGGGTCACCCGGCATACCTGGGGTGGGTTTGTGGCAGATGGTGCCCTGTGAGGCCAAAGGCCAGTGGACTGGCCCTGAAAGATCAGAAGTGAAGAGATGATAAAGCGGTTTTGAAAGGTATGGTGCATGTTAATGCCTGACATTACTCAATGCAGTAattccccactccagcactcttgcctggaaaatcccatgggcagaggagcctggtgggctgcagtccatggggtcgctaagagtcagacacgactgagcgacttcacgttcactcttcactttcatgcattggagaaggaaatggcaacccactccagtgttcttgcctggagaatcctagggacgggggagcctggtgggctgccgtctatggggttgcacagagtcggacacgactgaagcgactgagcagcagcagcagcagtaattccCAGCAAACGTTCCCCTTCATCTAAGCCAGTGATCCCCACCCTTTTTGGACGCAGAACCAGTTCCGGGGAAGACAGATTTTGCACAGAGGAGGCTGATTCGGGCAGTACCGTGAGGGATTGGGAGCGGCAGGTGAGCTTTGCCCGCGTCCAGCTGCCGCTCATCTCCTGCTGTACCACCCAGTTCTAACGGGTGGCACCGGTACTGGCCCAAGGGCTGGGGATTGAGGCTCTATGACCTAGCGGGTACCTGTCCCGCAGGTTCTGTGCGCCTGGAGCAGTCAGGAGCTGCGGCTCACTCCCTTTACGAGGCTGGGGAGGCACCGCGGCCGGCCCAGGGACTCCGAGCACCCACAGCTCGGCTGCTGTCACGGTGGCGGGACACCCACGTCCACAGCTGCGCTCAGGAGCCTGTCCATGAGCATCCTGGGGGCACCCCGGGCACA
Encoded here:
- the UTF1 gene encoding undifferentiated embryonic cell transcription factor 1, coding for MLLRPRRPPPPEPPSPASPDPELRLAGGAPATPPRRAASPGALAAPAPPASPGSPASPGSPVSPGSAQRTPWSAHETELLLGTLLQPAVWRALLLDRRQALPTYRRVSAALARQQVRRTPAQCRRRYKFLKDKVRDAHGQPPGPFDAQIRQLMGLLGDNGRRRGRRRSPGPGRPPRGRRPASAAPAEPGAPPLPASRELDSDPAWTLRFSPSPPKSADAPHAPGSPTAPCTFTPARGRPEEPESFRAPGSPPPPSPGPPPPPSPGPAREDPDSPPGRPEDHAPQQPAPPSLNAALLQTLGHLGDIVSILGPLRDQLLTLNQHVEQLRGSFDQTVSLAVGFILGSAAAERGVLADPRP